A region from the Chiloscyllium plagiosum isolate BGI_BamShark_2017 unplaced genomic scaffold, ASM401019v2 scaf_12998, whole genome shotgun sequence genome encodes:
- the LOC122547371 gene encoding trypsin-3-like has product ADSLVAHIGEHNTDVEEGSEQHIQVARVISHPSYNYRTIDNDIMLVKLSKPVQFSQYARPIPLSSSCPWAGLQCLVSGWGNVLNNGLVQYPADLQCLDVPILSETTCHNAYPGMISRNMVCAGFMQGGKDSCQ; this is encoded by the exons AGCTGACAGCTTGGTGGCTCATATCGGTGAACACAACACTGATGTAGAAGAGGGCTCTGAGCAACACATCCAGGTTGCCAGGGTGATCAGCCACCCTTCCTACAACTACAGGACCATCGACAACGACATCATGCTGGTCAAGCTGTCGAAACCGGTCCAATTCAGCCAGTACGCACGCCCAATCCCACTGTCCAGCTCCTGCCCCTGGGCGGGGCTCCAGTGCCTGGTCTCCGGATGGGGGAACGTCCTCAACAATGGCTTAG TACAGTATCCTGCTGATCTCCAGTGCCTTGATGTCCCAATATTGTCTGAAACCACCTGTCACAACGCCTACCCTGGCATGATCTCCAGAAACATGGTCTGTGCTGGTTTCATGCAGGGTGGGAAAGACAGCTGTCAG